In Salinibacterium sp. ZJ70, one DNA window encodes the following:
- a CDS encoding alpha-L-rhamnosidase, whose translation MTSLPERAISAVEIASLRAELRSDSAWVAVARPRLSWTVSANPGWQQVWAEIRSGREAVRVGDESAFVPWPFSDLAAGERRRVAVRAASVDGRVTAWSDELEITAAFTDEWVARPIALANPDAAARPALLRTEFVAEKPIDRALLLWTAFGFAEVSVNGMPADDAVLAPGFTSFHLRTVHESVDVTHAVQSGANAIGVRLAGGWYTEEYHVLTAPARFFGEQPAFAAQLELHYRDGTRAVIATGPEWTAIADPEVVASGVYAGETVDTRGATPGWDEVGGGADWPAVRAPDATMPRPTPRIAPPARRAETVPVQKVLTAPDGGTILDFGRNLVGRLRIRVAGPSGSRIVVQHAELLDGGDLALRPLRRAAQRDEFVLSGRGEECLEARFTFHGFRFARVDGWPGSVDPAAIEAVVIATDMTRTGWFESSHELVNRLHENVVQTMRSTYIAVPMDCPQRDERLGWTGDTQLFAPTAAFLFDCEAFLVSWLRDVAAEQERIGTGLVPLFAPSVVPQVSEQGLMAGWGDAIAIVPRVLAASSGDPDLLAELYPAMRSWTRAVIGARDPDGLWTAGRQLGDWLDPNAPADAPARGRTDSEIVATAYAVHTTSLVADIADKLGHHDDAVLFRAAAEDSRQAFVAAYVTPAGRMMCDTQTAYALALSLDVVIEQPLRGKLADRLASVVRRDGYRIATGIVGTAHIARALSENGHVDAAERLLLQTAAPSWLSPVLLGATTMWERWDGLLPDGSINPGAMTSFNHVALGSIAAWLHEDVAGLAPAAPGYRRIRIVPQPLRGLSRARAEHLTPYGIAAAGWERDGDEIRVTAVVPPNTSAEVVLPDGRTAEVRSGEFAWTVRDAPVERPPAVTLDSSLAQLADDPRAYRAFHDALATSPNPFVAKATAANAVYRETLRVRDLLVFADQKTLASVGHALAAATGATTEPDPTRSED comes from the coding sequence ATGACGAGTCTCCCTGAGCGGGCTATCTCCGCCGTGGAGATCGCCTCCCTGCGGGCGGAGCTCCGCTCGGACAGCGCCTGGGTCGCCGTCGCGCGGCCGCGACTGAGCTGGACGGTATCGGCGAATCCGGGCTGGCAGCAGGTGTGGGCCGAGATCCGCTCGGGCCGTGAGGCCGTCCGCGTCGGCGACGAGAGCGCGTTCGTTCCGTGGCCGTTCTCCGACCTCGCGGCCGGCGAGCGCCGTCGCGTCGCAGTGCGTGCGGCATCCGTCGACGGACGCGTCACAGCCTGGAGCGACGAGCTCGAGATCACCGCGGCCTTCACCGACGAGTGGGTCGCGCGCCCGATCGCCCTCGCGAATCCGGACGCAGCAGCGAGGCCGGCGCTGCTGCGCACCGAGTTCGTCGCTGAGAAGCCCATCGATCGCGCGCTCCTGCTCTGGACGGCATTCGGCTTCGCCGAGGTGAGCGTCAACGGCATGCCCGCCGACGACGCAGTGCTCGCGCCCGGGTTCACGAGCTTCCACCTGCGCACGGTGCACGAGAGCGTCGATGTCACGCATGCGGTGCAGTCCGGGGCGAATGCGATCGGGGTGCGTCTCGCGGGCGGCTGGTACACCGAGGAGTACCACGTCCTCACCGCGCCGGCGAGATTCTTCGGAGAGCAGCCCGCATTCGCCGCTCAGCTCGAGCTGCACTACCGGGACGGCACGCGCGCGGTCATCGCAACGGGACCGGAGTGGACCGCCATCGCCGACCCCGAGGTCGTCGCGAGCGGCGTGTACGCGGGGGAGACCGTCGACACCCGCGGCGCGACGCCCGGATGGGACGAGGTCGGAGGCGGTGCCGACTGGCCTGCGGTCCGCGCGCCCGACGCCACCATGCCGCGTCCCACGCCGCGCATCGCACCACCCGCGCGCCGCGCTGAGACCGTTCCGGTTCAGAAGGTGCTCACAGCGCCCGACGGAGGCACGATCCTCGATTTCGGCCGCAACCTCGTCGGTCGTCTTCGCATCCGCGTCGCGGGCCCGTCGGGTTCGCGCATCGTGGTGCAGCATGCCGAGCTGCTCGACGGCGGCGACCTCGCCCTGCGACCGTTGCGCCGCGCCGCTCAGCGGGATGAGTTCGTGCTCTCCGGCAGGGGCGAGGAGTGCCTCGAGGCGCGCTTCACCTTCCACGGCTTCCGCTTCGCGCGGGTCGACGGTTGGCCCGGATCGGTCGATCCCGCGGCGATCGAGGCCGTCGTGATCGCGACCGACATGACGCGCACGGGCTGGTTCGAGAGCTCCCATGAGCTCGTGAACCGTCTGCACGAGAACGTCGTGCAGACGATGCGCAGCACCTACATCGCCGTTCCGATGGACTGCCCGCAGCGGGACGAGCGTCTCGGCTGGACGGGCGACACCCAGCTCTTCGCCCCGACCGCGGCGTTCCTCTTCGACTGCGAGGCGTTCCTCGTCTCCTGGCTTCGAGATGTTGCGGCCGAGCAGGAACGAATCGGGACGGGCCTCGTGCCGCTCTTCGCTCCGTCGGTCGTGCCGCAAGTCTCGGAGCAGGGGCTCATGGCCGGATGGGGTGATGCGATCGCGATCGTGCCGCGCGTGCTCGCAGCATCGAGCGGCGACCCCGATCTCCTCGCGGAGCTCTACCCCGCGATGCGCAGCTGGACGCGCGCCGTCATCGGCGCGCGGGACCCGGACGGACTGTGGACCGCGGGTCGACAGCTCGGCGACTGGCTCGATCCGAACGCGCCAGCGGACGCGCCCGCGCGTGGTCGCACCGATTCGGAGATCGTCGCGACCGCGTACGCCGTGCACACCACCTCGCTCGTCGCCGACATCGCGGACAAGCTCGGCCACCACGACGACGCCGTCCTGTTCCGTGCTGCAGCCGAGGACTCGCGGCAGGCGTTCGTCGCCGCCTACGTGACGCCCGCGGGTCGGATGATGTGCGACACCCAGACGGCCTACGCCCTCGCGCTCTCTCTCGACGTCGTGATCGAGCAGCCCCTGCGCGGCAAACTCGCCGACCGACTCGCCTCCGTCGTGCGCCGCGACGGATACCGGATCGCCACGGGCATCGTCGGCACGGCCCACATCGCGCGCGCGCTCTCCGAGAACGGCCACGTCGACGCAGCTGAGCGGCTGCTGCTGCAGACGGCGGCACCGTCGTGGCTGTCGCCCGTGCTCCTCGGTGCCACCACGATGTGGGAGCGCTGGGACGGTCTGCTGCCCGACGGCAGCATCAACCCGGGCGCCATGACCTCGTTCAACCACGTCGCCCTCGGCTCGATCGCTGCCTGGCTGCATGAGGACGTCGCCGGTCTCGCTCCTGCCGCGCCCGGCTACCGCCGCATCCGCATCGTGCCGCAGCCGTTGCGAGGGCTGAGCAGGGCGCGCGCCGAGCACCTCACTCCCTACGGAATCGCGGCTGCAGGTTGGGAGCGCGACGGCGACGAGATCCGCGTGACGGCGGTCGTGCCTCCCAACACCAGCGCCGAGGTCGTGCTGCCCGACGGGCGCACCGCCGAGGTGCGCTCGGGCGAGTTCGCGTGGACGGTGCGCGACGCACCTGTCGAGCGACCGCCGGCGGTGACCCTCGACTCGTCGCTCGCGCAGCTCGCCGACGATCCGCGTGCATACCGCGCCTTCCACGATGCACTTGCGACGTCCCCGAACCCCTTCGTCGCGAAGGCGACAGCGGCGAACGCGGTGTACCGCGAGACCCTGCGCGTCCGCGACCTGCTCGTATTCGCCGACCAGAAGACCCTCGCCTCCGTGGGGCACGCGCTCGCCGCGGCCACGGGGGCGACCACCGAGCCCGACCCAACAAGAAGCGAGGACTGA
- a CDS encoding amidohydrolase family protein, translating to MTVVDINIHHLPEDLFSNPKILNGFLNSAPRGFGEIASVGETPDGRKQLILEKPKGFQNLNYVDGDYNAEAKLKAMDDAGVDYGIMRVPVWQEWLDLETCRAVNDNAQQIVEQSGGRLFSTACVPPWGGKENIYELERAVDNGAVGVQLACHYGQLYLDDEVFEPYLAVLDKLGLPVIVHHTPLPVEWKSVIDYTNLRREYGRIMDQGIAVGRELFSGMFDKFPNLKFIHTMFGGNWFANTALLTPHATVKKEALNRLDPTGGDKIRQYLENNIYFDMTHPHSWGKDQVEAAVKINGADHYLFGSSFPVFYSWMSQGVEFMKNEIEVSDADREAMLSGNAKRLFNLPI from the coding sequence ATGACCGTCGTCGACATCAACATCCACCACCTGCCCGAGGACCTCTTCTCCAACCCGAAGATCCTCAACGGCTTCCTGAACTCCGCGCCGCGTGGCTTCGGCGAGATCGCCAGTGTGGGCGAGACTCCGGATGGCCGCAAGCAGCTCATCCTCGAGAAGCCCAAGGGATTCCAGAACCTCAACTACGTCGACGGCGACTACAACGCCGAGGCCAAGCTCAAGGCGATGGATGACGCGGGTGTCGACTACGGCATCATGCGTGTGCCCGTCTGGCAGGAGTGGCTCGACCTCGAAACCTGCCGCGCCGTCAACGACAACGCTCAGCAGATCGTCGAGCAGTCGGGCGGACGCCTGTTCTCGACCGCTTGCGTTCCCCCGTGGGGTGGCAAGGAGAACATCTACGAGCTCGAGCGCGCCGTCGACAATGGCGCCGTGGGCGTGCAGCTCGCGTGCCATTACGGCCAGCTGTACCTCGACGACGAGGTGTTCGAGCCCTACCTCGCGGTGCTCGACAAGCTGGGGCTTCCCGTGATCGTGCACCACACGCCGCTGCCGGTCGAGTGGAAGTCGGTCATCGACTACACGAACCTCCGCCGCGAGTACGGCCGGATCATGGACCAGGGGATCGCGGTCGGCCGCGAGCTCTTCAGCGGCATGTTCGACAAGTTCCCGAACCTCAAGTTCATCCACACGATGTTCGGCGGCAACTGGTTCGCCAACACCGCGCTTCTCACCCCGCACGCGACGGTCAAGAAGGAGGCTCTCAACCGCCTCGACCCGACGGGCGGCGACAAGATCCGTCAGTACCTCGAGAACAACATCTACTTCGACATGACGCACCCGCACTCGTGGGGCAAGGACCAGGTCGAGGCCGCGGTCAAGATCAACGGTGCAGATCACTACCTCTTCGGTTCGTCGTTCCCGGTGTTCTACAGCTGGATGAGCCAGGGCGTCGAGTTCATGAAGAACGAGATCGAGGTCTCGGATGCCGACCGTGAGGCCATGCTCTCGGGCAACGCCAAGCGCCTCTTCAACCTCCCGATCTGA